In Synergistaceae bacterium, a genomic segment contains:
- a CDS encoding response regulator: MTLLEYKLFGKNYPSSNIIITSRNMKEQNLQTHLNIFTGKYHIGSTKYLLEYKLFRKNYPSSNIIITSRNMKEQKIFMCRSLPDEIKFIETVKQLGDRAILIDSSNYETLFISPEFLAMIEADSGDYNFMQLIHPEDISLVDYMLEHKHSPDESKILQLRISTANNNLIWCEAHFAFIESKYIYITFSDITRFKNYEEKIRTSYDTIGQNFYHQDEHTLGMFRADLTLDELEEIRGRDIFINESDIKIYSDMLKSRAKHYINFMERKKFLETFNVDSLLDSYIKGQISTKQVLLSKRENGTICYVEFSAMMTRNPLNGHVAAFITERECNDSKVYQTIVDKILARQFEMIAYIATGKYHITVSEELEGSILPKNSHDIFSQYINEEIVPILHGTDEQKKSMAHSLAPDSIAFGTQRSALYEVNITCEIDDKIFHKQFNFYAVNPGFFIVLVSDTTRLHKEQEARSTQLEDALELAKAATIQARRANSAKSEFLANMSHEIRTPINAVLGMNEMIIRESTSSRITTYARNVESAGKNLLSIINDILDFSKIEAGKMEIAESDYKLSSVLNDVTNMIVFKARQKDLKFTVNVDESLPDDLFGDEVRVRQVVTNVLNNAVKYTREGSVSLDVTGTKQGENINLVFRVSDTGIGIRAEDIPKLFKKFERIDLVQNNTVEGTGLGLSITQNLLRMMDGKIEVTSEYGKGSTFTIYLPQKIISPEPIGNFQEKFERYVHALRAYKESFKAPDAHLLVVDDTDMNLTVIEGLLSKTEINLDTASSGLEALSHTQRTKYDLILMDQRMPQMDGTQTLNNIRAQENGLNIDTPIICLTADAVSGARSKYLEEGFTDYLSKPVESASLEAALIKYLPQEKILLQEGESEQEISESHEPSELEKFYSLTDGLNYDEAIKNCANESILSKTLTQFWNSIDNNLRDIEKFFSVSDIHNYTIKVHALKSSARLIGAEELSSRAAHLEDCGNNNDLDEIKSKTPELIALYKSYREKLSPLYVNNDAELITPENLHEAYEAIKEFAATFDSDSIDGIIASLREYRIPENESERFNIIASCADSADWNGLEQALKDL, from the coding sequence TTGACTTTACTTGAATATAAATTGTTCGGAAAAAATTATCCCTCTAGTAATATAATAATTACATCTCGCAACATGAAGGAGCAAAATTTACAGACTCACTTGAATATCTTTACGGGAAAATATCATATAGGCAGCACAAAATATTTACTTGAATATAAATTGTTCAGGAAAAATTATCCCTCTAGTAATATAATAATTACATCTCGCAACATGAAGGAGCAAAAAATTTTTATGTGCCGTTCTCTGCCGGACGAAATAAAATTTATCGAAACAGTTAAGCAGCTCGGTGACAGAGCAATTTTAATTGACAGCAGCAATTATGAAACACTCTTTATATCGCCTGAATTTCTCGCAATGATTGAGGCTGACTCAGGAGATTATAATTTTATGCAGTTAATTCACCCTGAAGATATTTCGCTCGTTGATTATATGCTCGAACACAAGCACTCACCCGACGAGTCAAAAATTTTGCAGCTCAGAATCTCTACAGCCAATAATAATTTAATCTGGTGTGAAGCTCATTTTGCATTTATCGAGTCAAAATATATTTATATAACTTTCTCGGACATTACCAGATTCAAAAATTATGAGGAAAAAATACGCACAAGTTATGACACTATCGGGCAAAATTTTTATCATCAGGACGAGCACACTCTCGGAATGTTCAGAGCTGATTTAACTCTTGACGAACTCGAAGAAATTAGGGGCAGAGACATTTTTATAAACGAGTCTGACATAAAAATTTATTCTGACATGCTCAAATCACGCGCAAAACACTATATAAATTTCATGGAACGCAAAAAATTTCTTGAAACTTTTAACGTTGACTCACTGCTTGACTCATATATAAAGGGTCAAATTTCTACTAAGCAGGTGTTATTGTCAAAGCGCGAAAACGGTACTATCTGCTACGTTGAATTTTCTGCGATGATGACAAGAAATCCCCTTAACGGCCATGTCGCAGCATTTATCACAGAGCGTGAATGCAATGACTCAAAAGTTTATCAAACTATAGTAGATAAAATTCTTGCGCGCCAGTTCGAGATGATTGCATATATAGCAACCGGAAAATATCATATTACAGTCAGTGAAGAGTTAGAAGGCAGCATACTCCCGAAAAATTCACATGACATTTTCAGCCAATATATAAATGAAGAAATCGTACCAATTTTACACGGCACAGACGAGCAAAAAAAGTCTATGGCTCATTCTCTTGCACCTGACTCGATTGCGTTCGGGACTCAAAGAAGTGCGCTCTATGAGGTAAATATTACGTGTGAGATCGACGATAAAATTTTTCACAAGCAATTCAATTTTTACGCCGTTAATCCGGGATTCTTTATTGTTCTGGTATCCGACACGACGAGACTTCACAAGGAACAGGAAGCACGCAGCACACAATTAGAAGACGCATTAGAACTCGCAAAGGCCGCAACGATTCAAGCACGCCGGGCAAATTCCGCAAAAAGTGAGTTTCTCGCAAATATGTCTCATGAGATCCGCACGCCCATTAACGCTGTTCTCGGCATGAATGAAATGATTATCCGCGAAAGCACTTCAAGCCGCATAACAACTTATGCCCGAAACGTTGAGAGCGCCGGGAAAAATTTACTCTCGATAATTAACGATATTCTTGACTTCTCGAAAATTGAAGCCGGAAAAATGGAAATCGCAGAGAGTGATTATAAATTAAGTTCTGTGCTGAATGACGTTACTAATATGATAGTCTTCAAAGCTAGACAGAAAGATTTAAAGTTTACAGTTAATGTTGATGAGTCCTTGCCTGATGATTTGTTCGGCGATGAAGTAAGAGTCAGACAGGTCGTAACAAACGTTCTCAACAATGCAGTAAAATATACTCGTGAAGGCAGCGTATCACTTGATGTAACAGGAACAAAGCAGGGCGAAAATATTAATCTCGTCTTCAGAGTTAGCGATACAGGAATCGGCATAAGAGCAGAAGACATACCGAAATTGTTCAAGAAATTCGAGCGCATTGACCTCGTGCAAAATAATACAGTCGAAGGCACCGGATTAGGACTCTCAATCACTCAGAATCTTTTACGCATGATGGACGGAAAAATCGAAGTTACCAGCGAATACGGCAAAGGGTCAACATTTACGATATATTTGCCGCAAAAAATTATTTCACCCGAACCGATCGGAAATTTCCAGGAAAAATTTGAGCGTTATGTTCATGCTTTACGCGCATATAAAGAGTCATTCAAGGCTCCTGACGCTCATTTGTTAGTAGTTGATGATACAGACATGAATTTAACAGTTATAGAGGGATTATTAAGCAAGACAGAAATAAATCTTGACACGGCCTCAAGCGGTTTAGAAGCACTCTCACACACTCAACGCACAAAATATGATTTGATTCTCATGGATCAACGTATGCCGCAAATGGACGGGACTCAGACTCTTAATAACATTCGGGCGCAGGAAAACGGACTAAATATTGACACGCCGATAATATGTCTTACTGCCGACGCTGTATCAGGTGCAAGAAGCAAATATCTTGAAGAGGGCTTTACTGATTATTTATCGAAACCAGTAGAGAGCGCGAGTCTTGAAGCAGCGTTAATTAAATATCTGCCGCAGGAAAAAATTTTATTGCAGGAGGGCGAGTCAGAACAGGAAATTTCAGAATCTCACGAGCCTTCAGAGCTTGAAAAATTTTATTCACTCACCGACGGACTTAATTACGACGAGGCCATTAAAAATTGTGCAAATGAGTCGATCTTAAGCAAAACTTTGACTCAATTCTGGAACTCAATAGATAATAATTTGCGCGACATTGAGAAATTTTTTAGCGTGTCAGATATTCATAATTATACGATCAAGGTTCATGCGTTAAAGAGTTCTGCACGTTTAATCGGGGCTGAAGAGTTATCAAGCAGGGCCGCTCACTTGGAAGACTGCGGAAATAATAACGATCTCGACGAAATAAAATCAAAGACTCCGGAATTAATTGCGCTTTATAAATCGTATCGGGAAAAATTATCGCCGCTTTACGTGAATAATGACGCAGAATTAATCACTCCCGAAAATTTGCATGAGGCCTATGAAGCTATAAAGGAATTTGCAGCAACTTTTGACAGCGACTCTATTGATGGGATTATTGCAAGTTTGCGCGAATATAGAATCCCCGAAAATGAGTCAGAGAGATTCAATATTATTGCGTCATGTGCTGATTCTGCTGATTGGAACGGATTAGAGCAGGCACTAAAAGATTTATAG
- a CDS encoding thioredoxin family protein — translation MRGKVRKIFMSLVLVLIFAGSAFAGVPSIIMLSTRSCSACAKMSGVLREINNQYRGRIATTNIYLDNNPDIAKKYNIRFVPTLILRDSNGKEIAVEVGYKSSEEVLKIFEKAGVNI, via the coding sequence ATGAGAGGGAAAGTCAGAAAAATTTTTATGAGCCTCGTATTAGTTCTTATATTTGCCGGTTCTGCGTTTGCCGGAGTGCCTAGTATTATAATGCTGTCGACTCGTTCGTGTTCTGCGTGCGCAAAAATGTCGGGAGTCCTGCGTGAGATTAATAATCAATATCGCGGGAGAATTGCTACAACAAATATTTATCTTGATAATAACCCTGATATAGCGAAAAAATATAATATTAGATTCGTCCCGACTCTGATATTAAGAGACTCAAACGGGAAAGAAATAGCAGTTGAAGTCGGTTATAAATCGTCTGAAGAAGTGTTGAAAATTTTTGAGAAAGCAGGAGTGAATATTTAA
- a CDS encoding ATP-binding protein, translating to MCCIIIKIFVFRSENLFMIDYCLNAYNMPDLNLSAGKIIELAIKNNFASGNVWQNYLTHFIVNDENFFSLSCERRTPPDGTLESIAISDFAEFMKFFSFSRKWLENFESTNNESDSIICELSRKLADSDSPEKFYNHVTSFYANYGVGVFALNRAFKYYEGKIIPVKVDENIKLENLVGYEIQKAELTRNTEAFINGRPANNVLLYGDGGTGKSTSVKALLNKYFSQGLRVVEVYKHQFRDILKIAHKLRRRNYKFILFIDDLSFEENEIDYKFLKAIIEGGIETKPENILIYATSNRRHIVREVWKDRDDMEHKGDIHRSDTVEEKLSLASRFGIAINYSSPTRENYHDIVIELAKEAGLEIEREKLLYGADRWEIQHGGKTGRAARQYIDYLLGEK from the coding sequence TTGTGCTGTATAATCATAAAAATTTTTGTGTTCAGGAGTGAAAATTTATTCATGATAGATTATTGCTTGAATGCTTATAATATGCCCGATTTGAATTTATCGGCCGGGAAAATTATAGAGCTTGCCATAAAGAATAATTTTGCGTCCGGTAATGTGTGGCAGAATTATTTGACTCATTTTATTGTGAACGATGAAAATTTTTTCTCGCTTTCATGTGAGAGACGCACTCCCCCTGATGGAACGCTTGAAAGTATTGCAATTTCTGATTTTGCAGAGTTCATGAAATTTTTTAGTTTTTCCCGTAAATGGCTTGAAAATTTCGAGAGTACTAATAATGAATCTGACTCTATAATCTGTGAACTTAGCAGGAAATTAGCTGACTCTGATTCACCCGAAAAATTTTATAATCATGTTACGAGCTTTTATGCAAATTACGGCGTAGGAGTCTTTGCGCTCAATCGTGCATTTAAATACTATGAGGGAAAAATTATCCCTGTCAAAGTTGACGAAAATATAAAACTTGAGAATCTTGTCGGCTATGAGATTCAGAAGGCAGAACTTACGCGCAACACTGAAGCATTTATCAACGGACGGCCCGCAAATAATGTCCTGCTTTACGGCGACGGAGGCACAGGAAAATCTACAAGCGTTAAAGCTCTGTTAAATAAATATTTTTCGCAGGGACTCAGAGTCGTTGAGGTCTACAAGCATCAATTTAGAGATATTCTCAAGATCGCCCATAAACTTAGACGCAGAAATTATAAATTTATTCTGTTCATTGATGATTTGTCATTCGAGGAAAACGAGATTGATTATAAATTCCTCAAAGCAATTATCGAGGGCGGAATCGAGACAAAACCGGAAAATATTTTAATCTACGCAACATCAAACCGCCGTCATATAGTCCGTGAAGTGTGGAAGGATCGCGATGACATGGAACACAAAGGCGACATTCACAGATCCGACACTGTAGAAGAAAAATTGTCGTTAGCTTCAAGATTTGGAATCGCCATAAATTATTCAAGTCCTACACGAGAAAATTATCATGATATAGTAATTGAGCTTGCAAAAGAGGCAGGACTCGAAATTGAACGCGAAAAATTATTATATGGTGCTGACAGGTGGGAAATTCAGCACGGAGGCAAAACAGGGCGGGCAGCAAGACAATATATTGATTATCTGTTAGGGGAAAAATGA
- a CDS encoding DpnD/PcfM family protein, whose protein sequence is MPKFEVIITETLTKSVIVEAEDKDAAFWKVREDYYDCIHVLDAENFCGVEFETLPADDNAILTEYSDNDIE, encoded by the coding sequence ATGCCGAAATTTGAAGTAATAATAACAGAGACATTGACAAAAAGTGTTATTGTCGAAGCAGAAGACAAAGACGCGGCATTTTGGAAAGTACGCGAAGATTATTACGACTGTATACACGTGCTTGATGCAGAAAATTTTTGCGGTGTAGAGTTTGAGACTCTTCCAGCTGACGATAACGCAATTTTAACAGAATACAGCGATAATGATATAGAGTAA
- the garR gene encoding 2-hydroxy-3-oxopropionate reductase encodes MKIGFIGLGIMGKPMAKNLIKAGHELRVFDMNKAVIADVVEFGQGKAAAAENAVDAAKGAELVLTMLPNSPHVKSVMLEDDKVADHMEKGATFIDMSSINPIASREIAEALAKKGIDMLDAPVSGGEPKAIDGTLSFMVGGKEEVFAKFEPVLKAMGSSVVLCGDIGAGNVTKLCNQIVVAVNIAAVSEALMLGKKAGVDPEAIYQAIRGGLAGSTVMDAKAPMIMDRNFKPGFKIDLHIKDLTNVMDAAKSVDSPIPLTVQVFEMMKILHGDGKGQNDHSALALVYEKMANTQITRG; translated from the coding sequence ATGAAAATCGGATTTATCGGACTCGGCATTATGGGCAAACCTATGGCAAAAAATTTAATCAAGGCCGGTCATGAGCTTAGAGTCTTTGACATGAACAAAGCTGTAATTGCAGACGTTGTAGAATTCGGACAAGGTAAAGCAGCCGCCGCAGAAAATGCAGTTGACGCAGCAAAAGGCGCAGAACTCGTTTTGACAATGCTCCCCAATTCCCCGCACGTAAAAAGTGTAATGCTCGAAGATGACAAAGTCGCCGATCACATGGAAAAAGGTGCAACATTTATCGACATGTCATCAATTAACCCTATCGCAAGCCGTGAAATCGCAGAAGCCCTCGCGAAAAAAGGTATTGACATGCTTGACGCTCCTGTTTCAGGCGGTGAACCCAAAGCTATCGACGGCACATTAAGTTTCATGGTCGGCGGAAAAGAAGAAGTCTTCGCAAAATTTGAACCGGTCTTAAAGGCTATGGGCTCAAGCGTTGTTTTATGCGGTGATATAGGCGCAGGCAATGTAACAAAACTTTGCAATCAAATCGTTGTTGCAGTAAATATCGCAGCAGTTAGTGAAGCTCTCATGCTCGGCAAGAAAGCAGGCGTTGACCCTGAAGCAATCTATCAGGCAATCAGAGGCGGACTCGCAGGCTCTACTGTTATGGACGCAAAAGCACCCATGATTATGGATAGAAATTTTAAGCCCGGATTCAAAATCGATTTGCACATAAAAGATTTAACAAATGTAATGGACGCTGCAAAATCAGTTGACTCGCCGATTCCCTTAACTGTGCAGGTTTTCGAGATGATGAAGATTTTACACGGCGACGGCAAAGGACAGAACGATCACAGCGCATTAGCACTCGTTTATGAAAAAATGGCCAACACACAAATAACTCGCGGTTAA
- a CDS encoding TolC family protein translates to MRRILLVVMLIALSANFAGAQEVTALSIEECLTLALTNHPSLRKSQAATRDLQAQLEALKAKDRVTVNLRGSASNSGNFQYWDDNMNAGSLSLTASKTIYDTGQNRLSKEIRNESILGSRETERNTQITVAANAKKAYYDLVLKILNRDTEREKLASLEEHLRSAQGFYDVGQKSLIDVTKAKSDVAAARVSLLKAENDILVAQETLRVAMGTDIEGAFNLALSSKLLLPESAENMNDLVATALQDRPDYRKLLHDVRGGELAIKSAARSNSATITASAGGTYGKREGNNPSREYTIDLSLNVPVIDGGAAKAAVESARAQLESLLADVESAKNTITQSIRSAALTLKAAINTVKSSEEAMKYSEENLTLARGRYEVGVGDALEVSDAVSSLATARATYYRALYDAQAARTDLDSALGHLPPEIEGKF, encoded by the coding sequence ATGCGCAGAATATTATTAGTTGTTATGTTAATTGCTTTGTCGGCAAATTTTGCAGGTGCTCAAGAGGTTACAGCTTTATCCATTGAGGAATGTTTAACGCTTGCTCTGACAAATCACCCGTCATTGAGAAAATCTCAGGCAGCAACAAGAGATTTACAAGCTCAACTTGAAGCACTCAAAGCTAAAGACAGAGTCACCGTTAATCTCAGGGGGTCAGCCTCGAACAGCGGCAATTTTCAATACTGGGACGATAACATGAACGCTGGGAGTTTATCTCTTACGGCCTCGAAAACTATTTATGACACCGGACAAAATCGTCTCAGCAAAGAAATCAGGAATGAAAGCATACTAGGTTCACGCGAAACAGAGCGCAATACTCAAATAACAGTAGCAGCAAATGCAAAGAAAGCCTATTATGATTTAGTACTCAAAATTTTAAACAGGGACACCGAGCGCGAAAAATTAGCAAGCCTTGAGGAACATTTACGGAGCGCACAAGGTTTCTACGATGTCGGGCAAAAATCTTTAATCGACGTTACTAAAGCAAAATCAGACGTTGCAGCAGCTAGAGTCTCACTGTTAAAGGCAGAAAATGATATTCTAGTCGCTCAAGAAACTTTACGAGTCGCAATGGGTACTGACATAGAAGGAGCATTTAATCTCGCTTTATCGTCAAAATTGTTATTGCCTGAGTCCGCAGAAAATATGAATGATTTAGTAGCTACAGCCTTGCAGGATCGTCCGGACTACAGAAAATTACTTCATGACGTGAGAGGCGGAGAACTCGCGATAAAGAGTGCAGCGCGTTCAAATTCTGCTACGATTACAGCTTCAGCCGGCGGGACTTACGGAAAACGCGAAGGAAATAACCCTTCACGCGAATACACTATAGATTTGAGTCTCAATGTACCGGTTATAGACGGCGGAGCAGCAAAGGCAGCAGTCGAATCAGCACGGGCACAACTTGAATCACTCCTTGCAGACGTTGAGAGCGCAAAAAATACCATCACTCAATCTATAAGAAGTGCAGCTCTGACTCTCAAAGCAGCAATCAACACCGTTAAATCTTCAGAAGAGGCTATGAAATATTCAGAAGAAAATTTGACTCTTGCACGGGGACGCTATGAAGTAGGAGTCGGCGATGCACTCGAAGTAAGCGACGCAGTATCGAGTCTAGCAACTGCAAGAGCTACATATTACAGAGCTTTATACGACGCTCAGGCAGCAAGGACGGATTTAGACTCAGCACTCGGACATTTACCGCCGGAGATCGAGGGAAAATTTTAG
- a CDS encoding PHP domain-containing protein gives MIDLHIHSNASDGTDSPEELLQKISESGINIFALTDHDTITGALKIRELIPENIKFVQGIEFSCITGSNSKCHILGLNYDENNKSFREAIKTGEDLRHAKFFRRIELLRDKFAITFTDSEIKNLLSIPSVGKPHIANMIIAKGFARTRPEAIENFIDKCRTGIDKISAELAINAIIDSGGVAVWAHPLGGEREPELPREKFIMTLDELISYGLNGLECYYSKYELAKCESLAEIAHARKLFISGGSDYHGKNKSIPLGRLNAENIIVDANKITILEIL, from the coding sequence ATGATAGATTTGCACATTCACTCGAACGCCTCAGACGGTACAGACTCGCCTGAAGAACTGCTGCAAAAAATTTCGGAGTCAGGAATAAATATTTTTGCCCTGACTGATCACGACACAATAACGGGCGCGCTTAAGATTCGCGAACTCATACCGGAAAATATAAAATTTGTTCAGGGTATAGAATTTTCCTGCATAACCGGAAGTAATAGCAAGTGTCATATTTTAGGCCTTAATTACGACGAGAATAATAAATCTTTCCGTGAAGCTATCAAAACCGGCGAGGACTTGAGGCACGCAAAATTTTTCAGGCGCATTGAGTTACTTCGTGATAAGTTTGCAATTACGTTCACTGACAGCGAGATAAAAAATTTATTGTCAATTCCAAGTGTCGGCAAACCTCATATAGCAAATATGATAATAGCTAAGGGATTCGCACGCACAAGACCTGAAGCAATAGAAAATTTTATAGACAAATGCAGGACAGGAATCGACAAGATAAGCGCAGAACTTGCAATTAATGCGATTATTGACTCTGGCGGCGTAGCAGTATGGGCGCACCCTTTAGGCGGTGAACGTGAACCGGAATTACCGCGCGAAAAATTTATTATGACACTCGACGAGCTAATATCTTACGGGTTAAACGGGCTTGAATGCTATTATTCAAAATATGAGCTTGCAAAATGTGAATCCCTCGCAGAAATCGCACATGCAAGAAAATTATTTATTTCCGGAGGCAGCGACTATCACGGCAAAAATAAATCTATCCCGTTAGGCAGACTCAACGCTGAAAATATTATAGTTGATGCAAATAAAATTACGATTTTAGAAATATTATAG
- a CDS encoding efflux RND transporter periplasmic adaptor subunit encodes MIAGIKKLILLALIAAGGWGIYYYFFHEEPTVYGLVTAQISRGNITSTVTATGELNAISVVEVGTQVSGIVKELYVDYNSVVKAGQLIALIDPSVQKLALSEAQANLVGMQASVSSAQASLKDAEAQYKRNQELLRRNLIARSTVDTSAADLEVRRAALKDARAKVEQGKVAVERAKTNLGYTRITSPVNGIVIDKKVEAGQTVASSYQTPTLFKIAQDLSKMKIETKVDEADIGTVKEGQNVTFRVDAFPDETFNGKVVQVRIAPTTTDNVVTYTVIIHVDNQELKLKPGMTANVSIETAKAENVLRIPVAALRFTPPEDLLKTISFDRNILTMRKTLNTGTLWPEHDGFMMRPIRVETGVTDGRFVELVKEISTGTRPPRPDGDTRPDRGPREILREGVNLVVNAQAGVTTGTTTRGGLLGQPRGPRPDGRGGPR; translated from the coding sequence ATGATAGCAGGAATCAAAAAATTAATTTTACTGGCACTCATAGCAGCAGGAGGCTGGGGAATATATTATTATTTCTTCCACGAAGAGCCGACAGTTTACGGACTTGTAACGGCACAAATATCGCGGGGGAATATCACTTCAACAGTTACGGCAACAGGTGAATTAAACGCAATCAGCGTAGTAGAAGTAGGGACTCAGGTCTCAGGCATAGTCAAAGAATTATACGTTGATTATAATTCAGTCGTCAAAGCAGGCCAGTTAATAGCGTTAATAGATCCTTCTGTGCAGAAATTAGCATTGAGTGAGGCGCAGGCAAATTTAGTCGGTATGCAGGCGAGTGTATCAAGCGCGCAGGCATCATTGAAGGACGCTGAAGCACAATATAAGCGCAATCAGGAATTATTACGCAGAAATTTAATCGCACGCAGTACAGTTGACACAAGCGCAGCAGATCTCGAAGTCAGACGGGCAGCACTCAAGGACGCACGCGCAAAGGTCGAACAAGGTAAAGTCGCAGTCGAACGCGCAAAAACGAATCTCGGCTACACACGCATAACTTCTCCGGTTAACGGCATAGTAATAGACAAAAAAGTTGAGGCAGGGCAGACAGTCGCGTCAAGTTATCAGACTCCTACATTATTCAAAATCGCGCAGGATCTCTCAAAGATGAAAATTGAGACAAAAGTTGACGAAGCCGACATCGGAACAGTTAAAGAGGGTCAAAACGTTACATTCAGAGTCGACGCTTTCCCCGACGAGACTTTTAACGGCAAAGTTGTACAGGTAAGAATCGCCCCGACAACTACGGACAATGTAGTAACTTATACAGTTATTATTCACGTCGATAATCAGGAATTAAAGCTCAAACCGGGAATGACCGCAAATGTTTCAATCGAGACAGCAAAAGCCGAAAACGTTTTGAGAATCCCTGTAGCTGCTTTGAGATTCACTCCTCCTGAAGATTTGCTGAAGACTATTTCATTTGACAGAAATATTTTAACGATGAGAAAGACTCTTAACACCGGGACTCTTTGGCCTGAACATGACGGATTTATGATGCGTCCGATAAGAGTCGAAACGGGAGTAACTGACGGCAGATTTGTAGAACTCGTCAAAGAAATTAGCACGGGAACAAGACCGCCCAGACCAGACGGCGACACACGACCAGACAGAGGCCCGCGGGAAATTTTGCGTGAAGGCGTGAATCTTGTAGTAAATGCTCAAGCAGGAGTAACAACAGGCACAACAACAAGAGGCGGACTATTAGGACAACCGAGAGGGCCAAGACCGGACGGACGCGGGGGTCCAAGATAA